Proteins from one Deltaproteobacteria bacterium genomic window:
- a CDS encoding efflux RND transporter permease subunit: MTTLSDISIKNSVFAWMLMAGLILFGWIGFAGMGISEMPDVDFPVVTVHITYEGAAPEIMETDVVDIIEDAVMSVQGIRSVSSTSSQESATVSIEFELGRDIDAALQEVQTKIAQVQRRLPQDIDPPTVVKINPEDQPIMWVALSSDKGLRELMEYARDHLKDRIQTVSGVGEVMFGGYVEPNLRVWIDPDKLASHELTVKDVLDAIEAEHIEVPAGRIETPTREINVRSMGETMTPEAFGNIRIDKRGGTPIYRPIYIKDVAVVVLGLDEIRRISRSNGIPAIGLGIKKQRGANAVRVAEGVKERLEELKKNLPPGYSLAVNFDTTRFIRDTTNEMKFSLVLSALLTGVVCLLFLASWGATFNVWLAIPTSIIGSFLFLYFFGFTLNTFTLLGLILAIGIVVDDAIMVLENIVRHQEMGKSPRQAAIDGAREITSAAVATTLAVIAIFIPVIFMKGIIGKFFFQFGITMSVAVGLSLIEALTLTPMRASLFLAVHPERAKRVEWVNRAFGKMSVAYKRWLEKCLDHRWKVILGATALFALSFALLPFLKKEFVPAQDQSAFLIRLQTPLGSSINFTDEKLKQVEVLLAKRPEIRRYYVAIGGFGGGEVNTAMSFVSMLPKKERPVDPKLHHRLSQSELMGILRGEISKIPDLKPVLQDLSTRGFTAQRGFPIEFTVRGPDWEKLTGVSQELLHKMEKNPAFVDADTDYLYGQPEIQITPLRSLAADRKVSMEVIGQTVNALVGGVRLGKFTEGGHRSDIRVRLDESARQTAEDISRLMVRNENGELIRLSDVVQIKEHETLKSITRKDRERAIGIFANVAPDSSQSRALAEAEKLAKETLPEGYRIVLSGSAETFKESFSSLFFALYLGVIVAYMVLGTQYNSFLHPITVLLALPFSISGAWVALFFTGKSLSIFSFIGLILLMGIAKKNSIMLVDFTNKRRAEGMKLKEAILTASPQRLRPILMTSLATLAASVPPALALGPGSETRVPMAVVVIGGIFVSTLLTLFVVPCAYSLLARFERRHIDV, from the coding sequence ATGACAACACTTTCCGACATTTCGATAAAAAACTCCGTCTTCGCCTGGATGCTCATGGCGGGGCTGATTCTTTTCGGGTGGATCGGCTTTGCCGGCATGGGGATCAGCGAAATGCCCGACGTCGATTTTCCGGTGGTGACCGTCCACATCACTTACGAGGGGGCCGCCCCGGAGATCATGGAGACCGACGTGGTGGACATCATCGAGGACGCCGTGATGAGCGTTCAGGGGATCCGTTCAGTCTCATCCACTTCCAGCCAGGAAAGCGCAACCGTCAGCATCGAGTTTGAACTGGGGCGCGACATCGACGCCGCTCTGCAGGAGGTCCAGACAAAAATCGCCCAGGTTCAAAGGCGCCTCCCGCAAGACATCGACCCGCCAACCGTAGTCAAGATCAACCCGGAGGACCAGCCGATCATGTGGGTTGCCCTCTCCTCGGACAAGGGCCTTCGCGAACTGATGGAATATGCCCGCGATCATTTGAAAGATCGGATTCAAACCGTCAGCGGCGTCGGCGAAGTGATGTTCGGCGGCTACGTGGAGCCGAACTTAAGGGTCTGGATCGATCCCGATAAACTTGCGTCCCACGAGTTGACGGTGAAGGATGTATTGGACGCCATCGAAGCCGAGCACATCGAGGTTCCGGCCGGGCGGATCGAGACGCCGACCCGCGAAATCAACGTCCGCTCGATGGGAGAAACGATGACGCCGGAGGCGTTCGGTAACATCCGGATCGACAAACGGGGGGGCACCCCGATCTACCGGCCCATTTATATCAAGGATGTGGCTGTCGTGGTTTTGGGGCTGGACGAAATCCGCCGGATCAGCCGTTCCAACGGCATTCCGGCCATCGGGCTCGGCATCAAAAAACAGCGCGGGGCCAACGCCGTCCGCGTGGCCGAAGGGGTAAAGGAAAGGCTGGAGGAGCTGAAAAAAAATCTCCCCCCCGGTTATTCGCTCGCCGTAAATTTCGACACCACCCGGTTTATCAGGGACACCACCAACGAGATGAAGTTCAGCCTCGTTCTCTCGGCGCTGTTGACCGGCGTTGTCTGCCTTCTCTTTCTCGCCTCGTGGGGGGCCACCTTCAACGTCTGGCTCGCCATTCCCACATCGATCATCGGCTCGTTTCTCTTCCTCTATTTTTTCGGATTTACGCTGAACACTTTCACCCTCCTCGGATTGATTCTCGCCATCGGCATTGTGGTGGATGACGCCATCATGGTTTTGGAAAACATCGTCCGGCATCAGGAGATGGGAAAAAGCCCCCGTCAGGCGGCCATCGACGGCGCCCGCGAGATCACCTCGGCCGCCGTGGCCACCACACTGGCGGTGATCGCCATTTTCATCCCGGTGATTTTCATGAAAGGGATCATCGGAAAATTCTTTTTCCAGTTCGGCATCACCATGTCGGTGGCGGTGGGGCTTTCGCTCATCGAGGCGCTGACACTCACCCCGATGCGCGCCTCCCTTTTTCTGGCCGTTCACCCTGAGCGAGCGAAGCGAGTCGAATGGGTCAACCGGGCCTTCGGAAAAATGAGTGTCGCCTACAAACGTTGGCTTGAAAAATGCCTCGATCACCGCTGGAAGGTGATCCTTGGCGCCACGGCCCTCTTTGCCCTTTCGTTTGCCCTTCTCCCATTTTTGAAAAAGGAGTTTGTCCCGGCCCAGGACCAGAGCGCCTTTTTAATCAGACTGCAGACGCCGCTCGGCTCCTCCATCAATTTTACCGACGAAAAATTAAAACAGGTCGAGGTCCTTTTGGCCAAACGCCCGGAGATCCGGCGCTATTACGTCGCCATCGGCGGATTCGGCGGCGGCGAGGTGAACACCGCCATGTCCTTTGTCAGCATGCTCCCCAAAAAAGAGAGGCCGGTCGATCCGAAACTCCACCATCGCCTCTCGCAGTCCGAGCTGATGGGGATTCTTCGCGGGGAGATTTCAAAAATACCGGATCTCAAGCCGGTGCTCCAGGACCTTTCGACGCGCGGCTTTACGGCTCAACGGGGATTCCCCATCGAGTTCACCGTTCGCGGCCCCGACTGGGAAAAGCTAACCGGGGTCTCGCAGGAACTCCTTCACAAAATGGAAAAGAACCCCGCTTTTGTCGACGCCGACACCGATTACCTCTACGGCCAGCCGGAGATTCAGATCACGCCCCTCCGCTCGCTGGCGGCCGACCGGAAGGTGAGCATGGAGGTGATCGGGCAAACCGTGAATGCCCTGGTCGGCGGCGTCCGCCTGGGGAAATTCACCGAAGGCGGCCACCGGAGCGACATCCGCGTCCGGCTTGACGAGTCCGCGCGGCAGACCGCGGAAGACATTTCGCGTCTGATGGTGCGAAACGAAAACGGCGAGCTGATCCGCCTTTCGGATGTGGTGCAGATCAAGGAGCATGAGACGTTGAAGAGCATCACCCGGAAGGATCGCGAACGGGCGATCGGCATCTTTGCCAACGTGGCGCCCGATTCATCGCAGAGCCGGGCGCTGGCCGAGGCGGAAAAGCTGGCCAAAGAGACGCTCCCTGAAGGATACCGGATCGTCCTCTCCGGTTCGGCCGAGACCTTCAAGGAATCGTTCTCCAGCCTCTTTTTTGCCCTTTACCTCGGCGTGATTGTCGCCTACATGGTGTTGGGGACGCAGTACAACAGTTTTCTTCACCCCATCACCGTCCTGCTCGCGCTCCCTTTTTCCATCTCCGGGGCGTGGGTCGCCCTCTTTTTCACCGGAAAATCGTTGAGCATCTTCAGCTTCATCGGGTTGATTTTGCTGATGGGCATCGCAAAGAAAAATTCCATCATGCTGGTCGATTTTACCAACAAGCGCCGGGCCGAGGGGATGAAGCTGAAAGAGGCGATCTTGACCGCCTCGCCCCAGAGACTGCGGCCTATTTTGATGACAAGCCTCGCCACGCTGGCCGCCTCCGTCCCTCCCGCGCTGGCCTTGGGCCCCGGCTCGGAGACGCGGGTCCCAATGGCGGTGGTGGTGATCGGCGGGATTTTTGTCTCGACTCTGCTGACGCTGTTTGTCGTCCCCTGCGCCTACAGCCTTTTGGCAAGGTTTGAACGGCGGCATATCGACGTGTGA
- a CDS encoding TolC family protein, producing the protein MKKVFSIITMGMILIGTKVPAAGPKMTLLDCFQSALKKSETIPISDAEITAARGRYAQALGSILPQLSINASEFLQDTSGNSSADSTIGSTFTRFSRPEVAITLNQPIFQGVRAVSALKMASADRARQNFLRKDAERLLFQDVSAAFYVLAKIERDIATTNRILQAERSRLSEVRKRVDLGKSRTSELLAQETDLSLLEGELEIKKGKKRIAYEMMSFLTGLDPQPPIEIKNYPTGNLKSLDDYVSAVSKRDDILAIQKNADIARGNVGLKKSDLYPQIDAEANYYPYRVGFQKEIKWDALFTLNLPIFNWETYGALREAKAEAKEAELEAGRAGRQAVSDVKKAYAAYQSSKNRFVQFSLAAKKARESYLAQLDDFRLGLVNNLDVIQSQKIWLTALREHDSAEIQSRIDWTTLQITAGVAP; encoded by the coding sequence GTGAAAAAAGTTTTCTCCATCATCACTATGGGCATGATCCTTATCGGCACCAAAGTCCCGGCGGCCGGACCGAAAATGACCCTTCTCGACTGCTTTCAGTCAGCGCTCAAAAAAAGCGAGACGATTCCCATCTCCGATGCCGAAATCACCGCCGCGCGCGGGCGCTACGCGCAGGCGCTGGGGAGTATCCTGCCGCAACTCTCCATCAACGCCAGCGAGTTTTTGCAGGACACCAGCGGCAATTCTTCGGCCGACTCCACCATCGGCTCCACCTTTACCCGCTTTAGCCGTCCGGAGGTGGCGATTACGCTCAATCAACCGATCTTTCAGGGGGTGCGCGCGGTTTCCGCCCTGAAAATGGCAAGCGCCGACCGGGCCCGGCAGAATTTTTTGCGAAAGGACGCCGAACGCCTCCTCTTTCAGGATGTTTCAGCCGCCTTTTACGTCCTCGCAAAGATCGAGCGGGATATTGCAACCACGAACCGGATTCTTCAGGCTGAACGGTCGCGCCTTTCCGAGGTGCGCAAGCGGGTCGATCTCGGCAAGTCGCGGACAAGCGAACTTCTGGCGCAGGAAACCGACCTCTCCCTTCTGGAAGGGGAACTGGAGATAAAAAAGGGGAAAAAACGGATCGCCTATGAGATGATGTCTTTTCTGACCGGCCTCGATCCACAGCCGCCCATAGAGATCAAAAATTATCCCACCGGAAATCTGAAGTCGCTGGACGACTATGTGTCTGCCGTCTCCAAACGGGACGACATCCTTGCTATCCAAAAAAACGCGGATATCGCCCGCGGAAATGTGGGGCTTAAAAAAAGCGACCTCTACCCGCAGATCGACGCCGAAGCGAATTATTATCCCTACCGCGTCGGCTTTCAGAAAGAGATCAAATGGGACGCCCTCTTCACTTTAAACCTCCCGATCTTCAACTGGGAAACCTATGGCGCACTTCGCGAGGCGAAGGCAGAGGCCAAAGAGGCGGAACTGGAGGCGGGGCGCGCCGGGCGTCAGGCTGTAAGCGACGTGAAAAAGGCCTACGCCGCCTATCAATCGTCCAAAAACCGGTTTGTCCAATTTTCACTGGCGGCAAAGAAGGCAAGGGAAAGTTATCTGGCCCAACTGGATGATTTCCGCCTTGGGCTGGTGAACAATCTGGACGTGATTCAGTCGCAAAAGATCTGGCTGACTGCCCTAAGAGAGCACGACTCCGCCGAAATCCAGTCGCGGATCGACTGGACGACCCTTCAAATTACGGCAGGAGTGGCGCCATAA
- a CDS encoding sodium-translocating pyrophosphatase — protein sequence MKNNRFFFLLGAVCASLVILCLPAFAGEADIHIPEALATVSFNLFGRDILGVTLMHWGLVICVIGLLFGLYQYKQTKALPVHSSMREVSQTIWETCKTYLFQQGKFLMVLWILIGACITYYFAGLQHVPIKNVAIILAASVLGVLGSYGVAWFGIRINTQANSRTAFASLYKNPMATFTIPLQSGMSVGLLLVSVELFFMICILVFLPKELAGPSFIGFAVGESLGASVLRICGGIFTKIADIGSDLMKIVFNLPEDDPKNPGVIADCTGDNAGDSVGPTADGFETYGVTGVALIAFLAVALVASPEICAQLIIWIFAMRILMILTSLVSYLFNNALSRALFGNKKDFNLEHPLTNLVWITSIISIGVTFAASHALLKNHGPLWWVLSVIISCGTAAGALIPEFTKIFTSTHSKHVKEVVTSSRQGGASLNILSGFVAGNFSAFWEGLLILGLMFVAYRMSLHPALLGVMPVEFAFAAPIFAFGLVAFGFLGMGPVTIAVDSFGPVTDNAQSVYELSLIEKRKGIREEIKRDFGFAPNFENAKHSLEKGDGAGNTFKATAKPMLIGTAVVGATTMVFGIILLLEKLYGNVIANLSLVQAPVILGLLMGGAVIYWFTGAATQAVVTGAYRAVVFIKENIKLEGSHKASLADSKKVVEICTVYAQKGMVNIFIVIFCMALSLAFFNPYFFIGYLVAMAFFGLYQAIFMANAGGAWDNAKKVVEVDLKQKGTPLHSASVVGDTVGDPFKDTSSVALNPVIKFTTLFGLLAVEIAVTMQSPQTKMAIAIAFFSIGLGFVIRSFYGMRIPEDAK from the coding sequence ATGAAAAACAACCGGTTTTTCTTTCTGTTGGGCGCTGTATGCGCATCTCTTGTTATTTTGTGTCTCCCCGCCTTTGCCGGCGAGGCGGACATTCATATACCCGAAGCCCTCGCCACCGTCAGTTTCAATCTGTTTGGAAGAGATATCCTGGGGGTTACCCTCATGCACTGGGGGCTGGTCATCTGCGTCATCGGTCTTCTGTTCGGCCTGTATCAATACAAGCAGACAAAAGCTCTGCCGGTTCACTCCTCCATGCGGGAGGTCTCGCAGACCATCTGGGAGACCTGCAAAACCTACCTGTTTCAGCAGGGAAAATTTCTGATGGTCCTCTGGATACTCATCGGCGCCTGCATCACCTACTATTTTGCCGGTCTTCAACATGTCCCTATTAAAAACGTCGCAATTATTCTGGCGGCCTCGGTCCTGGGCGTCCTCGGTTCTTATGGCGTGGCCTGGTTCGGCATCCGGATCAACACGCAGGCCAACTCCCGCACCGCCTTCGCCTCGCTCTACAAAAACCCGATGGCCACCTTCACCATTCCACTCCAGTCGGGGATGAGCGTCGGCCTTTTGCTTGTCAGTGTGGAGCTTTTCTTCATGATCTGCATCCTTGTTTTTCTCCCCAAGGAGCTGGCCGGCCCCTCGTTTATCGGTTTTGCCGTCGGAGAATCGCTGGGCGCCTCGGTGCTTCGCATCTGCGGGGGGATCTTCACCAAGATCGCCGACATCGGCTCCGATCTGATGAAGATTGTTTTTAATCTGCCCGAAGACGATCCGAAAAACCCCGGCGTGATCGCCGACTGCACCGGCGACAACGCGGGCGATTCTGTCGGCCCCACCGCCGACGGGTTTGAAACCTACGGCGTGACCGGTGTGGCGCTAATTGCCTTTCTGGCGGTGGCGCTGGTGGCAAGCCCCGAGATTTGCGCCCAGCTTATCATCTGGATTTTTGCGATGCGTATTCTCATGATTCTCACCTCGCTCGTCTCCTATCTTTTCAACAACGCCTTGAGCAGAGCGCTCTTCGGGAATAAAAAAGATTTCAACCTTGAACATCCGCTCACCAACCTGGTCTGGATCACCTCCATTATCTCGATTGGTGTCACCTTTGCCGCGAGCCATGCGCTTTTGAAAAACCACGGTCCGCTCTGGTGGGTCCTCTCCGTGATCATCAGTTGTGGCACGGCGGCGGGGGCGCTGATTCCCGAATTCACCAAAATCTTCACCAGCACCCATTCGAAGCATGTCAAAGAGGTGGTGACATCAAGTCGGCAGGGGGGCGCCTCGCTCAACATCCTCTCCGGGTTTGTGGCGGGAAATTTTTCGGCTTTTTGGGAGGGGCTTTTGATTTTGGGCCTGATGTTTGTCGCCTATCGGATGTCCCTGCATCCCGCCCTTTTGGGGGTTATGCCGGTCGAGTTTGCCTTTGCCGCGCCGATTTTCGCGTTCGGTCTGGTCGCCTTCGGATTTTTGGGAATGGGGCCGGTGACGATCGCGGTTGACAGCTTCGGCCCCGTCACCGACAACGCACAGTCGGTGTATGAGCTGTCGCTCATCGAAAAACGGAAGGGAATCAGGGAAGAGATCAAAAGAGACTTCGGCTTTGCGCCGAATTTTGAAAACGCAAAACATTCGCTCGAAAAAGGGGACGGCGCCGGAAACACATTCAAGGCGACCGCCAAGCCGATGCTGATCGGCACCGCCGTTGTCGGCGCGACGACGATGGTGTTCGGCATCATCCTCCTTCTGGAAAAACTCTATGGCAACGTCATTGCCAATTTAAGCCTCGTTCAGGCCCCTGTAATCCTGGGTCTTTTGATGGGGGGCGCCGTGATCTACTGGTTTACCGGCGCCGCGACGCAGGCGGTGGTGACCGGCGCTTATCGGGCCGTTGTGTTTATCAAAGAAAACATCAAACTCGAGGGGTCTCACAAGGCGTCCCTCGCGGACAGCAAAAAGGTGGTCGAGATTTGCACCGTCTATGCGCAAAAGGGGATGGTGAATATCTTTATCGTCATCTTCTGCATGGCGCTTTCTCTGGCCTTCTTCAATCCCTACTTTTTCATCGGCTATCTGGTTGCGATGGCCTTCTTCGGCCTCTATCAGGCGATTTTCATGGCGAACGCCGGCGGGGCGTGGGACAACGCCAAGAAAGTTGTCGAAGTGGATCTCAAACAAAAAGGGACGCCGCTCCATTCTGCCAGCGTTGTCGGCGACACCGTGGGCGATCCGTTCAAGGACACCTCGTCGGTGGCGCTCAATCCGGTGATCAAGTTCACCACGCTCTTTGGCCTTTTGGCCGTGGAAATCGCCGTGACAATGCAGTCGCCACAGACCAAAATGGCCATTGCCATCGCCTTTTTTTCGATCGGCCTCGGGTTCGTAATCCGTTCCTTCTACGGGATGCGGATTCCGGAGGATGCGAAGTAA
- the bioD gene encoding dethiobiotin synthase — translation MLKRLSLFAQKTIFVCGADTGVGKTYVTGALCAFLNSKGIRAGAFKPLESGCAARGRHIRRADSEFLKKTARMPEPLDVINPYYFKEPLAPGVAAARQGVRVSFVRIRKNLRGLQKKYDVIFIEGAGGLLVPVAGKKTNLDLIRYLKIPVLVVARLGLGTINHTLLTLEHLKRNRVRVLGAILNQTSKGRTIADKTNPDVLKRYGAPLLGVFPYVSPARQ, via the coding sequence TTGCTCAAAAGACTCTCTTTGTTTGCTCAAAAAACAATCTTTGTTTGCGGCGCCGATACCGGCGTGGGCAAAACTTATGTCACCGGGGCGCTGTGTGCTTTCCTGAACAGTAAGGGAATCCGCGCCGGGGCGTTCAAGCCGTTGGAGTCAGGATGTGCGGCAAGGGGCCGCCACATCAGGCGGGCCGATTCGGAGTTCCTCAAAAAAACGGCCCGTATGCCCGAGCCGCTGGATGTCATCAATCCCTATTATTTCAAAGAACCTCTGGCCCCGGGGGTGGCGGCGGCCCGTCAAGGAGTCAGGGTTTCATTTGTCCGAATCAGGAAAAATCTTCGGGGCCTCCAGAAAAAATACGATGTGATTTTCATCGAGGGGGCCGGTGGGCTTTTGGTGCCGGTGGCGGGGAAGAAGACAAACCTTGATCTGATCCGTTATCTGAAAATCCCCGTTCTGGTCGTGGCGCGGCTTGGGCTGGGAACGATCAATCACACCCTTCTTACGCTTGAGCATTTGAAAAGAAACCGGGTCCGGGTTTTGGGAGCGATTTTGAATCAGACCTCGAAGGGAAGGACGATTGCGGATAAAACAAATCCCGATGTATTGAAACGATACGGAGCGCCTCTTTTGGGAGTCTTTCCGTATGTCAGTCCGGCGCGTCAGTGA
- a CDS encoding RNA methyltransferase: protein MSKRKPFSDKQITVVLVEPKQAGNVGACARAMMNFGFSELRLVNPLADPESRECLERAMTAAPIIQRAEIFDSTKEAVADCRQVIGTSARRRRLRLNWLTTREWGTQKNNQKTALVFGPEERGLSNADLLLCDGVVTIPMACKFPSLNLSHAVTVLLYELFFARKSIKADFIPERKPAPSEKREAFYDHLQEALLSVGFLNPNSPHIAMQEIRNIFARAELDAREVNILRGLCRQILNKTK from the coding sequence ATGTCGAAGAGGAAACCTTTTTCGGACAAGCAAATAACGGTGGTTCTCGTGGAACCCAAGCAGGCGGGAAACGTGGGGGCCTGCGCGCGGGCGATGATGAATTTCGGGTTTTCGGAGCTCCGTTTGGTGAATCCGCTTGCCGATCCGGAAAGCCGCGAATGTCTGGAACGGGCGATGACGGCGGCGCCGATTATTCAACGGGCCGAAATATTCGATTCCACAAAAGAGGCGGTTGCCGATTGCCGCCAGGTTATCGGAACGTCGGCGCGGCGGCGGAGGTTGAGATTAAATTGGCTGACGACAAGGGAATGGGGGACCCAAAAAAATAATCAAAAAACGGCGCTTGTTTTCGGTCCCGAAGAACGAGGCTTAAGCAACGCCGATCTTCTCCTCTGTGATGGGGTCGTGACCATTCCCATGGCCTGCAAATTTCCATCGCTCAATTTGTCCCACGCTGTTACGGTTCTTTTGTATGAGCTGTTTTTTGCGAGGAAGTCGATAAAGGCCGATTTTATCCCTGAACGAAAACCGGCACCCTCCGAAAAACGGGAGGCCTTTTATGACCATTTGCAGGAGGCGCTCCTGTCCGTCGGTTTTTTAAATCCCAACAGTCCCCATATTGCCATGCAGGAAATCCGCAATATCTTTGCCCGCGCCGAATTGGATGCCCGCGAGGTGAACATTTTACGGGGGCTCTGCCGGCAAATTCTGAACAAAACCAAATAA
- a CDS encoding PaaI family thioesterase, translating into MQGAQSKKYLSICNDDLCHQTVGLKATHISKEKGICELELKPWHMNFENCCHGGILSFLLDTAMGFCVYPHLEASENILAIDLKISYLKAATMEMKKLKCVANLVSRTRRLAVSEGEILSPKGEILCKALGTFAILKKKDS; encoded by the coding sequence ATGCAGGGCGCCCAGTCAAAAAAGTACCTCTCCATCTGTAACGACGACCTCTGCCATCAAACCGTTGGCCTGAAGGCGACGCACATCAGCAAGGAAAAGGGGATTTGCGAACTGGAATTAAAACCGTGGCACATGAATTTTGAAAACTGCTGTCACGGCGGGATTCTTTCGTTTCTGCTCGACACCGCGATGGGCTTTTGCGTTTATCCCCACCTTGAGGCGTCGGAAAACATCCTCGCCATCGACTTGAAGATCAGCTACCTCAAGGCGGCAACGATGGAGATGAAGAAGCTCAAGTGTGTCGCCAACCTCGTCTCCCGCACGCGCCGTCTGGCGGTCTCCGAAGGGGAGATCCTTTCGCCCAAGGGGGAGATTCTCTGCAAGGCGCTGGGGACGTTTGCGATTTTGAAGAAGAAAGATTCTTAG
- the hisD gene encoding histidinol dehydrogenase has protein sequence MKILRTTDRNFRYDFGKVYHRNVEVPESVQKSVAAILDDLKRIGDEALFKHTEKFDHYSVNIKTVEVPSKEMSLAARKLDAKDLQALKTAAKRIEEFAGHHLEKSWEYAKDDVSLGLHFSPLERIGIYVPGGKAAYPSTVLMTAIPARVAGVKEIIMCSPRPGGEVNDAVLAAAKIAGVGRIFKVGGAQAIGAMAYGTKTIPRVDKIVGPGNIYVTWAKKMVFGQVDIDMIAGPTEICILADGSVPAEFMAADLLAQAEHDEMACPLLITDNSNYASRVEGEVRRQLIRIERKAIASESIQKRALIVLVRNLQEGVDLVNEVAPEHLELALKEARSYVPKIRHAGAIFVGENTPETIGDYIAGPSHVLPTIGTARYYSVLTASDFIKATSVISFGRKALGKLGPPAARLARLEGLSAHAHAVEVRLKKANHRA, from the coding sequence ATGAAAATCCTCCGCACCACCGACCGCAATTTTCGGTACGATTTTGGGAAGGTTTATCACCGAAACGTCGAGGTTCCGGAATCGGTGCAAAAGAGTGTCGCCGCGATTTTGGATGATTTAAAGCGGATCGGCGACGAGGCCCTGTTCAAACACACCGAAAAATTCGACCACTATTCGGTCAACATTAAAACCGTCGAGGTCCCTTCCAAAGAAATGTCTTTGGCCGCCAGAAAACTTGATGCAAAGGATTTGCAGGCGCTTAAAACAGCCGCCAAACGGATTGAGGAATTCGCCGGCCATCATCTGGAAAAATCGTGGGAGTATGCGAAGGATGACGTCTCGCTGGGGCTTCATTTTTCCCCGCTCGAACGGATCGGCATCTATGTCCCCGGCGGAAAGGCCGCGTATCCTTCCACCGTTTTGATGACCGCCATCCCGGCCCGGGTGGCCGGGGTGAAGGAGATCATCATGTGCTCGCCGCGCCCTGGCGGCGAGGTGAACGATGCGGTGTTGGCGGCGGCCAAGATTGCGGGGGTGGGCCGGATTTTCAAGGTTGGTGGTGCGCAGGCGATCGGCGCCATGGCCTACGGCACCAAGACGATTCCGAGGGTGGATAAAATTGTCGGGCCCGGAAACATCTATGTCACCTGGGCCAAAAAGATGGTCTTTGGCCAGGTGGATATCGACATGATCGCCGGGCCGACCGAGATTTGTATTTTAGCGGATGGAAGCGTTCCGGCGGAGTTCATGGCCGCCGATCTTCTGGCACAGGCGGAGCATGACGAAATGGCCTGTCCCCTGCTCATCACCGACAATTCAAACTATGCCAGCCGGGTGGAAGGGGAGGTGCGGCGCCAGCTGATCCGCATTGAACGGAAGGCGATCGCCTCCGAGTCGATCCAGAAGCGGGCGCTCATTGTTCTTGTGAGAAATCTGCAGGAGGGGGTGGATCTGGTCAACGAGGTGGCGCCCGAGCATCTGGAGCTGGCGCTCAAGGAGGCAAGATCTTACGTGCCGAAAATCCGCCATGCCGGGGCGATTTTTGTGGGGGAAAATACTCCGGAAACGATCGGCGACTATATTGCCGGACCCAGCCATGTTCTCCCGACCATCGGGACGGCGCGGTATTATTCGGTGCTGACCGCAAGCGATTTTATCAAGGCGACCAGCGTCATCTCGTTTGGCCGAAAGGCGCTGGGAAAACTGGGGCCCCCCGCCGCCCGCCTCGCCCGGCTTGAGGGATTGTCCGCTCACGCCCATGCCGTCGAGGTAAGGTTGAAAAAAGCGAACCATCGGGCTTGA